The proteins below are encoded in one region of Paenibacillus albus:
- the dapG gene encoding aspartate kinase — MRILVQKFGGTSLSSNEARELVIGHIQRERQRQYGLVVVVSAMGRKGDPYATDTLLSLIRRHGDSLPPKEQDMLQACGEIISAALMCSLLRAANIPAIALTGGGAGIITDSQFGRARILEIRTEAVHKALKDGNVVIVTGFQGVTEAGEMTTLGRGGSDTSATALGAALHAERVDIYTDVNGILTADPRIVKDARPLPVISYAEIGNMARQGAKVIHPRAVEIAQQARIPLRVRSTFSEDEGTLVTDTFDAARAAVRDRHVTGVAHVSGVTQITVQAQDGHTDVQLQVFQAMARHQISVDFINVNPGGAVYTVFDHDADKAVSVLQEIGYSPKAVSSCAKISVIGGGMNGVPGIMARIVEALTEQGIPILQSADSNTTIWVLVSESYMASALQALHAKFSLHE; from the coding sequence ATGCGAATCCTTGTGCAAAAGTTCGGTGGCACTTCATTGTCTTCGAATGAAGCAAGAGAGCTCGTCATCGGACATATTCAGCGGGAGCGGCAACGACAATATGGACTTGTCGTTGTCGTCTCTGCAATGGGGAGAAAAGGTGATCCGTATGCTACGGATACGCTGCTCTCGCTCATTCGTAGACACGGCGATTCATTGCCGCCTAAAGAACAAGACATGCTGCAGGCATGCGGCGAGATTATATCGGCCGCATTGATGTGCAGCTTGCTCCGTGCGGCGAATATTCCCGCGATTGCGCTTACAGGCGGGGGAGCAGGCATTATTACGGATAGCCAATTCGGACGTGCGCGAATTCTTGAAATCCGTACTGAAGCGGTTCATAAAGCGCTGAAGGACGGCAATGTTGTCATCGTTACCGGGTTTCAAGGCGTTACGGAAGCAGGGGAAATGACGACGCTTGGCAGGGGCGGCAGCGATACGTCGGCAACGGCGCTTGGTGCTGCGCTTCATGCAGAGCGTGTTGATATTTATACAGATGTGAATGGCATTCTGACAGCCGATCCACGGATCGTGAAGGATGCTCGTCCATTACCCGTCATAAGTTATGCTGAGATTGGAAATATGGCCAGACAAGGTGCAAAGGTCATTCATCCGCGTGCGGTCGAAATCGCGCAGCAAGCGCGCATTCCACTCCGTGTTCGTTCGACATTTTCCGAAGATGAAGGCACACTTGTTACCGATACCTTCGATGCTGCGAGAGCTGCGGTACGCGATCGTCACGTGACCGGGGTTGCGCATGTTAGCGGAGTAACGCAAATTACGGTGCAAGCACAGGACGGTCATACGGACGTGCAGCTGCAGGTGTTTCAAGCAATGGCGCGTCACCAAATCAGCGTTGATTTCATTAACGTAAATCCCGGCGGAGCTGTGTATACGGTATTCGATCATGATGCGGATAAAGCCGTATCGGTGCTGCAAGAGATCGGTTATTCGCCTAAAGCGGTAAGCAGCTGTGCCAAGATATCGGTCATTGGCGGCGGAATGAATGGTGTTCCAGGCATTATGGCTCGAATCGTGGAAGCGCTGACGGAACAAGGAATTCCAATTTTGCAATCAGCTGACTCCAATACAACAATATGGGTATTGGTTAGCGAGAGTTATATGGCAAGTGCGCTGCAAGCACTGCATGCCAAGTTTTCATTGCACGAATAG
- a CDS encoding ClpP family protease: protein MWEEENQFKSEQPQPQPEPPAGDRKLPGANPVVEAITQLGQTSTPSSSESNIFCLTIIGQVEGHLVLPPQNKTTKYEHLIPQLVAAEQNSKIEGIMIVLNTVGGDVEAGLAIAEMISSITKPTVTLVLGGGHSIGVPIAVAGNKSFIAETATMTIHPIRLNGLVIGVPQTFEYLDKMQERVVRFVTSHSNISEEKFKELMFKTGELTRDIGTTVIGTDAVKHGLIDEVGGIGQALRQLNLFIDERKQTTPAGGLTQ from the coding sequence ATGTGGGAAGAAGAAAATCAATTCAAATCAGAGCAGCCGCAGCCGCAGCCTGAACCGCCGGCAGGTGACCGCAAGCTGCCCGGTGCAAATCCGGTCGTAGAAGCGATTACGCAGCTTGGGCAAACATCGACACCATCATCGTCGGAATCGAATATCTTTTGTTTGACCATCATTGGACAGGTTGAAGGGCATCTTGTGCTCCCGCCGCAAAATAAAACGACGAAGTATGAGCATCTCATTCCACAGCTGGTAGCAGCGGAGCAAAACTCGAAGATAGAAGGCATTATGATTGTGCTCAATACCGTTGGCGGTGATGTGGAGGCTGGACTAGCCATTGCAGAGATGATCTCCTCGATCACGAAGCCGACTGTGACGCTCGTGCTTGGAGGCGGTCACTCGATAGGCGTGCCGATTGCGGTAGCGGGGAATAAATCGTTTATTGCAGAGACGGCTACGATGACCATTCATCCGATTCGGTTGAACGGACTTGTCATTGGCGTGCCGCAGACATTCGAGTATTTGGACAAAATGCAGGAACGCGTCGTTCGGTTCGTAACTTCTCACTCGAACATTTCGGAAGAGAAATTCAAGGAGCTCATGTTCAAAACCGGTGAACTGACCCGAGATATCGGTACAACCGTAATCGGCACCGATGCGGTGAAGCATGGACTTATTGATGAAGTAGGCGGGATCGGACAAGCGCTGCGGCAGCTCAATCTCTTCATTGATGAACGTAAGCAGACTACGCCGGCTGGAGGGCTGACACAATGA
- a CDS encoding YlzJ-like family protein encodes MTIYSIMPSELVFDGINNEPGPYVSLLIGDVTLQIEAVSPGVGRIVRLLDGPLDAYLRPELSPGTLIPYGHPVT; translated from the coding sequence ATGACGATCTACTCGATAATGCCGTCTGAGCTTGTATTCGATGGGATAAACAATGAACCGGGACCATACGTGTCGCTCCTTATTGGTGATGTGACGTTGCAGATCGAGGCGGTCTCACCGGGAGTCGGCCGCATCGTTCGGCTGCTTGACGGTCCGCTGGATGCTTATCTTCGGCCGGAGTTGTCGCCGGGAACCCTTATCCCGTATGGGCATCCAGTGACGTAA
- a CDS encoding ribonuclease J, producing MSKKNIQDKLLVFALGGVGEIGKNMYVVQYGNDIVVVDAGLKFPEEDMLGIDIVIPDITYLTENRDKVRGILITHGHEDHIGGLPYVLKNLNVPLYGTKLTLGLIEGKLKEAGLLGETKRILINADTEIQLGSIRASFFKTNHSIPDSVGVCLDTPEGLVVHTGDFKFDHTPVNNQYADLQRMAGIGARGVLALLSDSTNAERAGFTPSESMIGNELEDIFRKATQRVIVATFASNVHRIQQVVNAAAATKRKIAVVGRSMVNVVSVASELGYLNIPEGMIIEPEEVNKMAADRVAVLCTGSQGEPMSALTRMARSTHRKVDILPGDTVIIAATPIPGNERYVGRTVDELFRLGANVIYGPGSVSGVHVSGHGSQEELKLMLNLIRPKYFIPIHGEYRMLRQHALLGEAVGIERENIFVLDNGDTVEFQGGQARKGSKVPAGNVLIDGLGVGDVGNIVLRDRKLLSQDGILVVVVTLSKQDGTILSGPDIISRGFVYVRESEGLLEEANRIVTSTLHKLMNDKVNEWASLKTNVKDALGRFLYEQTRRRPMILPIIMEV from the coding sequence TTGTCTAAGAAAAACATCCAGGATAAGCTGCTTGTCTTTGCACTAGGCGGCGTTGGCGAGATCGGTAAAAACATGTACGTGGTCCAATATGGAAACGATATCGTCGTAGTTGATGCAGGTTTGAAGTTTCCAGAAGAAGATATGCTCGGAATTGATATCGTTATCCCTGACATAACGTATTTGACAGAGAACCGTGATAAGGTAAGAGGTATTCTGATTACACACGGACACGAAGATCACATCGGCGGTTTGCCATATGTGCTCAAGAACCTAAATGTACCGCTTTACGGTACGAAATTAACACTAGGTTTGATCGAAGGTAAATTGAAGGAAGCAGGCTTGCTTGGCGAGACAAAACGCATCCTGATCAATGCGGATACAGAGATCCAGCTCGGCTCGATCCGTGCATCCTTCTTCAAAACGAACCACAGTATTCCGGATTCGGTTGGCGTATGCTTGGACACGCCTGAAGGCTTAGTCGTTCATACAGGTGACTTTAAGTTTGACCATACACCGGTTAACAATCAATATGCGGATCTGCAGCGTATGGCGGGTATCGGAGCTCGCGGCGTTCTTGCGCTTCTGTCCGATTCCACGAATGCTGAGCGCGCAGGCTTCACGCCTTCGGAGAGCATGATTGGCAATGAGCTTGAGGATATCTTCCGCAAAGCTACACAGCGCGTAATCGTTGCAACGTTCGCATCGAACGTACACCGGATTCAACAAGTTGTGAATGCAGCAGCAGCAACAAAGCGTAAAATTGCCGTAGTTGGCCGCAGTATGGTTAACGTCGTATCGGTTGCTTCAGAGCTTGGCTACTTGAACATTCCGGAAGGCATGATTATCGAGCCCGAAGAAGTGAACAAAATGGCTGCAGATCGCGTCGCGGTCCTTTGCACAGGCAGTCAAGGCGAACCAATGTCCGCTCTCACAAGAATGGCGCGTTCAACGCACCGTAAAGTGGACATTTTGCCAGGTGATACTGTAATTATTGCAGCTACGCCAATTCCAGGTAACGAGCGTTATGTCGGCCGTACGGTGGATGAGCTATTCCGCCTTGGCGCAAACGTTATTTATGGACCAGGCTCTGTATCGGGTGTTCACGTATCCGGTCACGGCAGCCAAGAAGAGCTGAAGCTGATGCTGAACCTCATCAGACCGAAGTACTTCATTCCGATCCACGGCGAGTACCGTATGCTTCGTCAGCACGCTCTTCTCGGTGAAGCAGTTGGTATCGAACGCGAGAATATCTTCGTTCTAGATAATGGGGATACAGTTGAATTCCAAGGTGGACAAGCACGTAAAGGCAGCAAAGTGCCAGCAGGCAACGTACTCATCGACGGACTTGGCGTTGGCGATGTAGGTAACATCGTACTGCGCGATCGTAAGCTTCTCTCGCAAGACGGTATTCTTGTTGTTGTCGTAACGCTGAGCAAGCAAGACGGAACGATTCTGTCCGGTCCGGACATTATCTCCCGCGGCTTCGTCTATGTACGTGAATCCGAGGGCTTGCTTGAAGAAGCGAACCGTATCGTAACATCAACGTTGCATAAGCTAATGAACGACAAAGTCAATGAATGGGCTTCACTGAAGACGAACGTGAAGGACGCGCTTGGCCGCTTCCTGTACGAGCAAACACGCCGTCGCCCAATGATTTTGCCAATCATTATGGAAGTATAG
- the dapA gene encoding 4-hydroxy-tetrahydrodipicolinate synthase: MDFGRIVTAMVTPFHADGSIDWETTGRLMDYLIEEQQTDSIVVSGTTGESPTLTDDEKIALFTYAVKHAAGRCKIIAGSGSNETAHSIHLTKIAEQCGVDAALIVVPYYNKPTQEGIYQHFKVIAEATKLPIMAYNVPGRTIVSMSAETTLRIAQIPNIVATKECASLDQVTQIVSEAPAGFTVYSGDDSSALPAVAVGAHGIVSVASHIIGKEIREMINCYLDGQVQQAAKLHASALPIFRGLFDLPNPVLVKAALKEKGLPVGGVRLPLVDATESELASLRKILN, encoded by the coding sequence ATGGATTTCGGAAGAATAGTTACTGCAATGGTTACCCCGTTCCACGCGGACGGTTCGATTGACTGGGAAACAACAGGACGGTTAATGGACTATTTGATCGAGGAACAACAAACGGACAGCATCGTCGTATCCGGTACGACTGGAGAATCTCCAACGCTCACCGACGATGAGAAGATCGCTTTGTTTACTTATGCTGTGAAACACGCGGCTGGCCGCTGCAAGATCATTGCAGGCTCCGGCAGCAACGAGACCGCTCATTCAATCCATTTGACAAAAATCGCCGAGCAATGTGGCGTTGATGCAGCACTTATCGTCGTTCCTTATTATAACAAGCCGACTCAAGAAGGCATTTATCAGCATTTTAAAGTCATTGCGGAAGCTACGAAACTGCCGATTATGGCATATAACGTTCCGGGACGTACGATCGTCAGCATGTCTGCAGAAACAACGCTGCGGATCGCTCAAATCCCGAATATCGTTGCAACGAAAGAATGCGCATCGCTCGACCAAGTGACACAGATCGTATCTGAAGCGCCTGCTGGCTTCACTGTATACAGTGGGGATGATAGCAGTGCATTGCCTGCAGTCGCCGTTGGCGCGCACGGTATCGTAAGCGTGGCGAGCCACATCATTGGTAAGGAAATTCGTGAAATGATCAACTGCTACTTGGATGGCCAAGTGCAGCAAGCAGCGAAGCTGCATGCTTCGGCGCTGCCGATCTTCCGCGGACTGTTCGACCTGCCGAATCCGGTGCTCGTTAAAGCGGCTCTCAAGGAGAAAGGGCTGCCGGTTGGCGGCGTTCGACTCCCGCTTGTTGACGCGACTGAATCGGAACTTGCCTCGCTTCGTAAGATTTTGAACTAA